Proteins found in one Maridesulfovibrio sp. genomic segment:
- the cmk gene encoding (d)CMP kinase, which translates to MDTPFIITLDGPAGVGKSTLAKRLADRFEIAYLDTGAMFRGTAWKLGQGSWDWDEEKLDEALKGLEFTLSGSGSNSTLSLNGTPLTDEIRTETVGMWASNMARIPAVREYQKIAQRRIGETTSLIAEGRDMGTVIFPQAPCKFFLDADLEERARRRFEQLKEMGKPAEMEELIEQIGKRDEQDRNRKVAPLKPAEDSILVDTTNLDINGVFDKLVFATEKKIN; encoded by the coding sequence ATGGATACACCTTTCATTATTACTCTGGACGGACCCGCCGGTGTAGGCAAATCAACCCTTGCTAAACGGCTGGCCGACCGATTTGAAATAGCCTACCTCGATACCGGGGCGATGTTCCGCGGCACTGCGTGGAAGCTTGGTCAGGGGTCATGGGACTGGGATGAAGAGAAGCTCGACGAAGCGCTCAAAGGGCTGGAATTCACCCTCTCCGGCAGTGGCAGCAATTCCACTCTAAGCCTGAACGGAACTCCGCTGACGGATGAAATTCGCACCGAGACAGTCGGGATGTGGGCTTCCAACATGGCCAGAATACCGGCCGTGCGCGAATATCAGAAAATAGCTCAGCGCCGCATAGGCGAAACAACATCGCTGATAGCTGAAGGCCGCGATATGGGCACCGTAATATTCCCGCAGGCTCCCTGTAAATTTTTCCTTGATGCCGACCTTGAAGAACGGGCCCGCAGACGCTTTGAACAGCTGAAGGAAATGGGCAAACCGGCGGAAATGGAAGAACTGATTGAACAGATTGGTAAACGTGACGAGCAGGACCGCAACCGCAAAGTCGCACCGCTCAAACCGGCGGAAGACTCCATCCTTGTGGATACAACCAATCTCGATATTAATGGAGTATTTGACAAGTTAGTGTTCGCAACTGAAAAAAAGATCAATTAA
- a CDS encoding HAD-IIB family hydrolase, translated as MKISSILKKIFPEPLGPVSNELTDELAASFFPADSTRLAHMRQACRTASRLAYQMDYDEQTAKKIITAALFHDVGYSEKLNKTGFHPLDGAAYLAHCNAPEDVISAVLWHSSTPIEIENLPEIKKIYDNFPGPNYDSPIHKAVAYADFRTSPLGESYSFGQRIAELESRFGIGSVPPSIARMTLPYARKNQRDYASTIACAQGKNLPWIFCDIDNTLIMPGKRIDRRTLNAINRYTTAGGHFSLISGKHMISVPHLISCVGDHTPHVGVNGSVIVRNGRLEIFGETITPFKAIEDALLEANVNYATYVQDGIWTRSDLKAKELEDFANVGEIMPQSGPTPEEKGAIKILTFSHRDQTEQCELVRNLADAYGMNCVRTAEDFLEIGPARHGKHSAMMQIMKEAGWSDLNSIAIGDSENDLTMFGHAGISAVVANAAREALPSADMIIPACEEYGVARLLDTLVDSAQDGCWSIPCNWLSAHK; from the coding sequence GTGAAAATATCTTCTATTCTGAAAAAAATCTTTCCCGAACCGCTCGGACCGGTTTCAAATGAATTAACCGATGAACTGGCGGCTTCCTTTTTTCCCGCAGACTCAACCAGACTGGCCCACATGCGTCAGGCATGCCGTACCGCAAGCCGACTGGCCTATCAGATGGACTACGATGAGCAGACCGCGAAAAAAATCATCACCGCTGCTCTTTTTCATGATGTGGGCTATTCTGAAAAGCTTAACAAAACCGGATTTCACCCTCTCGACGGAGCGGCTTACCTCGCCCACTGTAACGCTCCCGAAGACGTAATCAGTGCTGTTCTCTGGCATTCCAGCACCCCGATTGAAATTGAGAATCTCCCCGAGATCAAAAAAATATACGACAACTTTCCCGGCCCGAACTACGACAGCCCTATCCATAAGGCAGTTGCATACGCGGACTTCAGGACCTCCCCCCTCGGCGAATCCTACTCTTTCGGCCAACGCATTGCTGAGCTTGAAAGCAGATTTGGAATCGGTTCAGTTCCGCCGTCCATAGCTCGCATGACTCTGCCATACGCCCGCAAGAATCAGCGGGATTATGCCAGCACCATCGCCTGTGCACAGGGTAAAAATCTGCCATGGATTTTCTGCGACATCGACAACACCCTGATCATGCCGGGAAAACGCATCGATCGCCGCACCCTGAACGCAATCAACCGCTACACCACAGCAGGCGGGCATTTCTCGCTCATTAGCGGAAAACATATGATCAGCGTCCCGCATCTGATCAGCTGCGTCGGCGACCACACACCGCATGTCGGAGTAAACGGTTCGGTAATTGTGCGCAACGGCAGGCTGGAGATTTTCGGTGAAACCATCACCCCCTTCAAAGCTATTGAAGACGCACTGCTGGAAGCAAATGTAAACTACGCGACCTATGTGCAGGATGGCATCTGGACCCGTTCTGATCTCAAAGCAAAAGAACTGGAGGACTTCGCCAACGTAGGTGAAATAATGCCCCAGTCCGGTCCTACCCCGGAAGAAAAAGGAGCCATTAAAATCCTGACCTTTTCCCATCGCGACCAGACGGAACAATGCGAACTTGTCCGCAATCTTGCCGATGCATACGGCATGAACTGCGTACGCACGGCCGAAGATTTCCTTGAGATAGGACCCGCCAGGCACGGAAAACATTCCGCCATGATGCAGATCATGAAAGAAGCAGGATGGTCGGACCTCAACTCCATCGCCATAGGTGACAGTGAAAACGACCTCACCATGTTCGGGCACGCAGGCATAAGCGCTGTCGTCGCCAATGCAGCAAGGGAGGCTTTGCCTTCGGCAGATATGATCATCCCGGCCTGCGAGGAATATGGTGTAGCCCGTCTTCTGGACACGCTTGTGGATTCAGCTCAAGACGGCTGCTGGTCCATCCCCTGCAACTGGCTTTCTGCCCATAAATAA
- a CDS encoding alpha/beta hydrolase → MKKSLILSTAAITLTFAVLLLTSGCSKNSTATINNWGADLTKALTTENPFQEIELFYGTDRHSGGSTEPAKAYNADRGELSWGACSVAVPYDKKIKTLKKSAFTMTSYGMRPDGEYTLKDVRPLPRKSIETILPKRLARCPDKSALVFIHGVDVSFEEAALSTARLSYHLQYQGAPIFFSWPAQAEYLQDEKNAQYSIAQLTEFIKTIAQTLQAEDIYLIGDGMGCLPLCEAMTKVKLAPADMARIRDLILITPDINRTKFAEDILPRMHNTSAHITVYTSNTDDALTTAHKNRAGVRLGDVLNNTDMPGIDFVDASAVSTNMNGKPMVVKKTSIYNDISSIIK, encoded by the coding sequence ATGAAAAAATCCCTTATACTCAGCACTGCGGCAATTACACTCACTTTTGCCGTGTTATTGTTGACCTCCGGTTGCTCCAAAAACAGCACCGCTACCATCAACAACTGGGGCGCTGATCTGACCAAAGCCCTGACCACCGAAAATCCTTTTCAGGAAATTGAACTCTTTTACGGAACAGACCGACACTCCGGAGGAAGCACCGAACCGGCAAAAGCATACAATGCTGACCGGGGAGAACTCAGCTGGGGAGCCTGCTCTGTTGCCGTTCCATATGACAAAAAGATCAAGACCCTGAAAAAGTCCGCTTTCACCATGACTTCATACGGAATGCGTCCCGACGGAGAATATACGCTCAAGGATGTTCGCCCGCTTCCCCGGAAGTCAATTGAAACAATTTTACCCAAAAGACTGGCCAGATGCCCGGACAAATCCGCACTGGTTTTTATTCACGGGGTGGATGTTTCATTTGAGGAAGCCGCCCTGAGCACCGCACGCCTGAGCTACCATCTGCAATATCAGGGCGCACCCATCTTTTTCAGCTGGCCGGCTCAGGCGGAATACCTGCAGGATGAGAAAAATGCGCAATACTCAATTGCACAGCTGACCGAATTCATCAAAACGATCGCACAGACTCTGCAAGCGGAAGACATCTACCTGATCGGCGACGGCATGGGCTGCCTGCCGCTGTGCGAGGCAATGACAAAAGTAAAACTCGCTCCCGCTGATATGGCCCGCATCAGGGATTTGATCCTCATAACCCCGGATATAAACCGCACTAAATTTGCTGAAGACATACTGCCCCGAATGCATAACACAAGCGCTCATATCACGGTCTACACTTCAAACACCGATGATGCCCTGACCACCGCCCACAAAAACCGCGCAGGAGTCAGACTTGGCGATGTTTTAAATAACACAGACATGCCGGGGATCGATTTTGTGGACGCTTCCGCAGTCAGCACAAACATGAACGGCAAACCCATGGTCGTAAAAAAGACATCAATCTACAACGACATTTCAAGCATAATAAAATAG
- the rnhA gene encoding ribonuclease HI — protein MSKKKLTIYTDGSCLGNPGKGGYGAVLLFNEHRKELSQGYRKTTNNRMEMRAVIAALTELKEPCEVTLYTDSQYVKNAFTKKWIDNWQKNGWKTAAKKPVKNKDLWLQFIPLLEKHNVTFRWVKGHAGDPENERCDDLARTAASSGDLIEDEGA, from the coding sequence ATGTCCAAGAAAAAACTTACCATATATACAGACGGCTCCTGTCTCGGTAATCCCGGAAAGGGCGGATACGGGGCGGTGCTGCTATTTAACGAACACCGTAAGGAACTCTCACAGGGCTACCGGAAAACAACCAACAACCGCATGGAAATGCGGGCGGTTATCGCGGCCCTGACTGAGCTTAAAGAACCATGCGAGGTTACCCTCTACACTGATTCCCAGTACGTGAAAAATGCATTCACTAAGAAGTGGATTGATAACTGGCAGAAAAACGGCTGGAAAACCGCGGCGAAGAAGCCGGTTAAGAACAAGGATCTTTGGTTGCAGTTCATTCCGCTACTGGAAAAGCACAATGTGACTTTTCGCTGGGTCAAAGGACATGCCGGAGACCCGGAAAACGAACGCTGTGATGATCTGGCCCGTACTGCGGCATCATCAGGCGATCTTATTGAAGACGAAGGTGCCTAG
- a CDS encoding TPM domain-containing protein: MALFIKPQGKTGAEKFLRLIGMVIVLGLVVYAFWVNNQSTLEKIQARNALWDQTKVLSRSERDFVQGFIRSMRSEFGVKVRIQIILDPITSQEVDPKELLIVISPPTQGVGMHFPGLVAHALGKGFISELENKHFVNHFSDDEWPTSLMTCLSMIWDRLVNVDANQAVPKVYTDGNRSLSDPESSAHKE; encoded by the coding sequence ATGGCACTGTTTATTAAACCTCAGGGTAAGACCGGCGCGGAAAAGTTTCTCAGGTTGATCGGGATGGTTATTGTTCTCGGTCTGGTTGTTTATGCATTTTGGGTAAATAACCAATCCACTCTGGAGAAAATACAGGCCCGTAACGCTCTCTGGGACCAGACCAAGGTTTTGAGCCGTTCAGAAAGGGATTTCGTGCAGGGATTCATTCGCAGTATGCGGTCTGAATTCGGGGTCAAAGTCCGTATTCAGATAATTCTTGATCCTATTACGTCTCAGGAAGTTGATCCCAAAGAATTATTGATTGTCATTTCGCCGCCTACTCAGGGTGTGGGTATGCATTTTCCCGGTCTTGTGGCGCATGCTTTGGGCAAGGGGTTTATTTCGGAGCTTGAGAATAAACATTTTGTAAACCATTTTTCTGATGATGAGTGGCCGACTTCACTCATGACCTGTCTGTCCATGATCTGGGACCGGCTGGTCAATGTCGATGCCAATCAGGCAGTCCCTAAAGTTTATACAGACGGAAATAGAAGCCTGTCCGACCCGGAGTCATCAGCACACAAGGAATAA
- a CDS encoding phosphomannomutase/phosphoglucomutase encodes MKEIKKEIFRAYDIRGVVDHDFDEEWVERLGLACGTWFRSKGWDRAVVGHDCRHSSPGYQQAMGRGLNASGVDVLFLNLVPSPAFYFAAKKLNYKAGVMITASHNPPEFNGFKVWEGETTIHTDDIQQIYEIMASGEFSEGTGVISYHDIVPFYMDDLLSGIKLKRAVKVVLDGGNGAGGHIALELLRRAGAEVIPQYCEPDGDFPNHHPDPVVAEYMGDLFKAVVQHGAEVGIGLDGDADRIGAVDEKGRLVPGDRLLALYAREMLERKPGETVVADVKCSHLFFDDVARHGGNPLMARTGHSVMKAKMIETGAGLGGEMSGHIFFADRFYGFDDGLYSALRLLEILSGSEVPVSEMWEEWPQTYFTPELRVEYPEEIKFELVRRAALELAEDYEVIDIDGVRVVFDGGWALVRASNTQAALTLRFEASSKAQLAEIRNRVESMLARLAAELSA; translated from the coding sequence GTGAAAGAAATCAAAAAAGAGATATTCAGGGCTTACGATATCCGTGGAGTTGTGGATCATGATTTCGATGAAGAGTGGGTCGAGCGGCTTGGACTGGCCTGCGGCACATGGTTCAGGTCAAAAGGGTGGGACCGCGCAGTGGTCGGCCATGACTGCCGCCACAGCTCACCGGGCTATCAGCAGGCAATGGGGCGGGGGTTGAATGCTTCCGGCGTTGATGTCCTGTTTCTTAACCTAGTCCCTTCTCCAGCATTTTATTTCGCGGCTAAAAAACTGAACTATAAAGCGGGGGTGATGATCACCGCCAGCCACAATCCTCCTGAATTCAACGGCTTCAAGGTCTGGGAGGGCGAAACAACCATCCATACCGATGATATCCAGCAGATATATGAAATAATGGCGTCCGGTGAATTCAGCGAAGGAACCGGTGTTATCTCTTACCACGATATAGTCCCCTTCTACATGGATGATCTGCTTTCAGGCATCAAGCTTAAGCGTGCTGTCAAGGTTGTTCTGGATGGCGGCAACGGTGCCGGAGGGCATATAGCTCTGGAGCTGCTGCGCCGGGCTGGAGCCGAGGTTATTCCGCAATATTGCGAACCTGATGGGGATTTCCCCAACCATCATCCTGACCCGGTGGTTGCCGAATATATGGGCGATCTTTTTAAGGCTGTTGTTCAGCATGGTGCAGAGGTAGGTATCGGGCTGGACGGCGATGCTGACCGGATCGGAGCTGTAGATGAAAAAGGGCGGCTGGTACCCGGAGACCGTCTGCTGGCCCTCTATGCCCGTGAAATGCTGGAAAGAAAGCCCGGGGAAACCGTGGTTGCCGATGTGAAATGCAGCCATCTCTTTTTCGATGATGTGGCCCGGCATGGCGGTAATCCGCTCATGGCCCGTACCGGACATTCTGTGATGAAAGCCAAGATGATCGAAACCGGGGCCGGCCTCGGCGGTGAGATGAGCGGGCACATTTTTTTTGCTGACCGTTTTTACGGATTTGATGACGGGCTTTATTCCGCGCTGCGGCTGCTGGAGATCCTTTCCGGTTCAGAGGTTCCGGTTTCAGAAATGTGGGAGGAATGGCCGCAGACATATTTCACCCCGGAACTGCGCGTGGAATACCCCGAGGAAATCAAGTTTGAGCTGGTGCGGAGGGCGGCGCTAGAGCTTGCTGAGGACTATGAAGTAATAGATATAGACGGAGTGCGCGTTGTCTTTGATGGCGGCTGGGCTCTGGTCCGGGCTTCCAACACACAGGCGGCTTTGACGCTTCGTTTTGAAGCTTCATCAAAGGCTCAGCTTGCCGAAATCAGGAATCGTGTGGAAAGCATGCTTGCCCGGCTGGCGGCTGAGCTGAGTGCTTAG
- the hflK gene encoding FtsH protease activity modulator HflK → MNWDWDKLSEQRQRNKGGGGAPKPPNVDDINSTIKKLRGTGLPGGKFIIIGIILLWFLSGVYIVEPDEVGVVTRFGKYVSTTTPGPHYHLPIPIESVMKPKVSQIRRVEVGFRSYGSSRSFTQGQSRNVPEESLMLTGDENIVDVQFIVQYQIKDPVDYLFKVSNQAKTIQDAAEAAMREIIGKTKIELALTTGKLQIQTETRNLLQEISDRYKLGVNVLAVQLQNVHPPNEVVDAFKDVASAREDKSRYINEAEAYRNDILPKARGQAAVILNKAEAYKETKIRQAEGQAKRFMAVYKEYQKAKDITVKRLYLETMQNILANPKVTKVILSDDAAQKALPFLSLDGKGLPIHNGKK, encoded by the coding sequence ATGAACTGGGACTGGGACAAATTATCCGAACAACGGCAGAGGAATAAAGGCGGAGGAGGAGCTCCTAAACCGCCGAATGTGGACGATATCAACTCCACGATCAAAAAACTCCGCGGTACCGGCTTGCCGGGCGGAAAATTTATCATCATCGGCATCATCCTGCTCTGGTTTCTTTCCGGGGTATACATTGTAGAACCGGATGAAGTCGGTGTGGTAACCAGATTCGGTAAGTACGTAAGTACAACAACACCGGGACCGCATTACCATCTTCCGATTCCCATTGAATCGGTCATGAAACCCAAAGTTTCACAGATCAGACGTGTGGAAGTGGGTTTCCGTTCTTACGGCTCTTCGCGCTCCTTTACTCAGGGACAATCGCGCAACGTGCCGGAGGAATCTCTTATGCTGACCGGTGATGAGAACATCGTTGATGTTCAATTCATCGTGCAATACCAGATCAAAGATCCGGTTGACTACCTTTTCAAAGTCAGCAATCAGGCGAAAACCATTCAGGATGCTGCCGAAGCGGCCATGCGTGAGATCATCGGTAAAACCAAGATCGAGCTGGCCCTGACCACCGGTAAACTCCAAATTCAGACCGAAACCAGAAACCTGCTGCAGGAAATTTCAGACCGCTACAAACTCGGGGTCAATGTTCTCGCAGTGCAGTTGCAGAACGTGCATCCACCGAACGAGGTTGTGGACGCGTTTAAAGACGTTGCGTCCGCGCGTGAAGATAAAAGCCGCTACATCAATGAAGCGGAAGCCTATCGCAACGACATTCTGCCTAAGGCAAGAGGTCAGGCTGCGGTTATCCTGAACAAAGCTGAAGCCTACAAGGAGACCAAGATCCGTCAGGCAGAAGGTCAGGCTAAACGTTTTATGGCTGTTTACAAAGAATACCAGAAGGCCAAGGATATTACGGTAAAACGTCTGTATCTGGAAACAATGCAGAACATTCTTGCCAATCCTAAAGTCACCAAGGTTATCCTTTCCGATGACGCGGCCCAAAAGGCACTCCCGTTCCTCTCTCTGGACGGAAAGGGACTTCCCATCCACAACGGTAAAAAATAG
- the hflC gene encoding protease modulator HflC, whose protein sequence is MSLLKKGSAPLAILIIVAVLGIAQSAYIVKQTEKAIVLQLGKPKAGPMGPGLHFKLPFVQNVIYFDSRLLEYDARPAEILTKDKKNMVVDNYSKWRISDPLLFYRTVRSIPRAQARLDDIIYAELRVALGRYTLIQIISSDRTSIMEEVTQTSNLLLKPYGIEVLDVRIKRTDLPPENARAIYGRMRAERERMAKQYRSQGNEAAARITAQADKERAITIADANLKAEILRGEGDGKATKIYADSFGKAHKFYEFKKSLEAYEAGFKDNTKFILSQENPFLKFMK, encoded by the coding sequence ATGAGTTTACTCAAAAAAGGTTCCGCTCCCCTGGCAATTCTGATTATCGTTGCCGTGCTGGGGATCGCCCAAAGTGCATATATAGTTAAGCAGACCGAAAAAGCCATCGTGCTCCAGCTCGGTAAACCGAAAGCAGGACCGATGGGACCGGGGCTGCATTTTAAACTGCCCTTTGTTCAAAACGTGATCTACTTTGACTCACGCCTTCTGGAATATGATGCCCGCCCGGCTGAAATCCTGACCAAAGACAAAAAGAACATGGTCGTGGATAACTACTCCAAATGGCGCATTTCAGATCCGTTACTGTTTTACCGCACAGTGCGTTCCATTCCGCGCGCTCAGGCCCGGCTTGATGATATCATCTATGCTGAGCTTCGCGTTGCCCTTGGACGTTACACGCTGATTCAAATCATCTCCAGTGACCGTACTTCCATCATGGAAGAGGTTACTCAGACTTCAAACCTCCTGCTCAAGCCCTACGGCATTGAAGTCCTTGATGTCCGCATCAAGCGTACGGACCTGCCGCCGGAAAACGCCCGTGCTATTTACGGACGTATGAGAGCTGAACGTGAACGTATGGCTAAGCAATACCGTTCACAGGGTAATGAAGCGGCGGCCCGCATTACCGCTCAGGCCGATAAGGAAAGAGCAATCACAATCGCCGATGCGAACCTCAAAGCTGAGATTCTGCGAGGTGAAGGTGATGGTAAAGCAACCAAGATCTACGCCGACAGCTTCGGCAAGGCTCACAAGTTCTATGAATTCAAAAAGTCTCTCGAAGCTTACGAAGCAGGATTCAAGGACAACACCAAGTTCATCCTTTCGCAGGAAAATCCGTTCTTGAAGTTTATGAAGTAG
- the glf gene encoding UDP-galactopyranose mutase has product MKNCKHLIVGAGITGGTIARRIAEDLGERVIVIDRRGHIGGNCHSHINEDTGIEIHSYGTHIFHTKERRVWDFMNRFTEFNGYRHKVVTTYQGRTFHMPVNLQTINSFFGISLKPHEVEGFIQSKSAQENITDPRNLEEKAISLIGRELYEAFVKGYTLKQWECDPKELDASIITRLPFRHTYECDYFTDRYQGLPWEGYEKLFERLLDHELIETRLNTDFFSVRDKIQQDCNIYYTGPVDSYFAYCHGELTWRSLRFDYRVEDVPDFQGTSVMNYADIDVPYTRIHEYQHLHPERENKSGRTVTAREFSMKWIRGEEPYYPVNTDEDRKRLELYQAEAAKLVNVHFLGRLGQYKYYDMDKAVLAALEFCDEI; this is encoded by the coding sequence ATGAAAAACTGCAAACACCTCATCGTCGGGGCCGGGATTACGGGCGGAACCATCGCAAGACGCATTGCCGAAGACCTTGGCGAGCGGGTTATAGTCATAGACAGACGCGGCCACATAGGCGGTAACTGCCACAGTCATATAAATGAAGACACGGGCATAGAGATTCACAGCTACGGCACCCATATTTTCCATACCAAAGAACGCCGGGTCTGGGATTTCATGAACCGGTTTACAGAATTCAACGGTTACAGACATAAGGTGGTAACCACTTATCAGGGCCGCACATTCCATATGCCGGTCAACCTGCAGACCATCAATTCATTTTTCGGAATCAGCTTAAAACCGCACGAAGTCGAAGGATTTATCCAGAGCAAAAGTGCGCAGGAAAACATAACCGATCCGCGGAATCTGGAAGAAAAAGCAATCAGCCTGATCGGCCGGGAATTATACGAGGCTTTTGTTAAAGGATACACCCTCAAACAATGGGAATGCGACCCGAAAGAGCTGGACGCATCGATAATTACCCGCCTTCCATTCCGGCACACATATGAATGTGACTATTTCACCGACCGTTATCAGGGGCTGCCGTGGGAGGGTTATGAAAAACTATTTGAGCGTCTGCTGGATCACGAACTGATTGAAACCCGGCTGAATACGGATTTCTTTTCTGTCCGGGACAAAATACAGCAAGACTGCAACATATACTACACCGGCCCGGTGGACAGCTATTTTGCATACTGCCATGGAGAGCTCACATGGCGTTCCCTGCGTTTTGACTACCGGGTGGAAGATGTGCCTGACTTTCAGGGCACCTCGGTCATGAATTACGCGGATATCGACGTGCCTTACACTCGCATTCATGAATACCAACACTTGCACCCGGAAAGGGAAAACAAAAGCGGCAGAACCGTCACAGCACGCGAATTCTCCATGAAATGGATACGAGGCGAAGAACCATACTATCCGGTCAATACAGATGAAGACCGCAAACGTCTTGAACTATATCAGGCGGAAGCGGCAAAGCTCGTAAACGTCCATTTCCTCGGAAGGCTGGGACAATACAAATATTATGATATGGATAAGGCCGTGCTGGCGGCGCTGGAGTTTTGCGACGAAATATAA
- the hemW gene encoding radical SAM family heme chaperone HemW — MGLTPAFFNAPLLRGDGKEARNLLVYIHVPFCKRKCNYCAFHSQPFEQVSFAWYMKTLLSEIELWGKRLKKASIGTVYFGGGTPSLISPFQLELIMDALRKHFSFTKGMEITLEANPDSANDLSYFKALYNMGINRLSLGFQSLDDRNLETLGRPHSARQAAESYYMARKAGFGNISIDLIWGLPRQKLKDWNNELKAVVQLKPEHMSCYGLSIEPGTVFGQRAEDIDMELPPEGEQARMFIYGAEYLESMGYIQYEISNFARMGFISRHNQGYWDRLDYLGLGPSAVSTLGNRRFTNPRYLDEYDAAVRGGFAGDDFEELTDEIKAQELIMLCLRTTKGLKLSDYTELTGRDLIKEKSQLISALHKNGLLRMSAGYLRLTKNGMLVSNSILESLAFD, encoded by the coding sequence ATGGGACTTACTCCCGCTTTTTTTAATGCTCCGCTATTGCGTGGAGACGGCAAGGAAGCCAGAAATCTTCTGGTTTATATCCACGTACCTTTTTGCAAACGTAAGTGTAATTATTGTGCGTTCCATTCCCAGCCGTTTGAGCAGGTGAGTTTTGCATGGTACATGAAAACCCTGCTTTCAGAGATTGAACTCTGGGGAAAAAGGTTAAAAAAAGCGAGTATCGGCACGGTTTACTTCGGTGGAGGTACACCGAGCCTGATCTCTCCTTTTCAGCTTGAGCTGATTATGGATGCACTGCGCAAGCATTTCAGCTTCACCAAGGGAATGGAAATTACCCTTGAAGCCAACCCCGATTCCGCTAACGACCTTTCTTATTTCAAAGCCCTTTACAATATGGGCATCAACAGGCTCAGCCTCGGTTTTCAGTCCCTCGATGACCGTAACCTCGAAACTCTCGGCCGTCCGCATTCGGCGAGGCAGGCCGCTGAGTCTTATTACATGGCCCGTAAGGCCGGTTTCGGCAATATCAGCATTGATCTTATCTGGGGCCTGCCGCGTCAGAAGCTTAAAGACTGGAATAACGAGCTCAAAGCTGTTGTTCAGCTGAAGCCGGAGCATATGTCCTGTTACGGACTTTCAATCGAACCGGGTACTGTTTTCGGGCAGCGGGCGGAAGATATCGATATGGAACTGCCTCCCGAAGGAGAGCAGGCCCGTATGTTTATTTACGGGGCCGAGTATCTGGAATCCATGGGTTACATTCAGTATGAAATTTCAAATTTCGCGCGCATGGGTTTTATATCCCGCCATAATCAGGGTTACTGGGACCGTTTGGATTATCTCGGTCTAGGTCCTTCCGCTGTATCTACATTAGGCAACCGCAGATTCACCAATCCGCGGTATCTTGATGAGTATGACGCCGCTGTACGAGGAGGTTTTGCGGGGGATGATTTTGAAGAACTCACCGATGAAATTAAGGCGCAGGAACTCATCATGCTTTGTTTGCGGACCACAAAAGGCCTTAAGCTCTCGGATTATACGGAACTTACCGGTCGGGATCTGATTAAAGAAAAAAGTCAGTTAATCAGCGCCCTACATAAAAATGGTCTGTTGCGCATGAGCGCCGGCTATCTCCGGCTTACCAAGAACGGTATGCTGGTCTCCAATTCTATTCTGGAATCCCTTGCGTTTGATTAG
- a CDS encoding universal stress protein, with product MEKHLLVCVRADYTASYAVRFIRDFFHSPCDVRLTLFNVAPPKGSWGKGTLDKGRQLLEETRKWFIDHSFCEESKIDIKSIQSRGNVTREIVQEGHKGMYDAVILGRQTQSVIEEFFEYSVGAKVIWEEIDFPLWFCKCPQEIPRKDILLCVDEDSPSQRIADHVGFMLGDNAGHDITMLHVRNSKEKGSATSEDIFRITREHLEGNGVAPERIKELVVDGDDVVKAVLQHTAKKPYAVVAVGRGKHDNTAIEKLFPRSLCVKFLHQLEGSALWISR from the coding sequence ATGGAAAAGCATCTTCTGGTTTGTGTGCGGGCGGACTATACGGCATCATATGCGGTCAGGTTCATAAGGGATTTCTTTCATTCGCCTTGCGATGTGCGGTTGACTCTGTTCAATGTAGCGCCTCCGAAAGGCTCGTGGGGAAAGGGAACTCTCGACAAGGGGCGTCAGTTACTCGAAGAAACCCGCAAGTGGTTTATTGATCATAGTTTTTGCGAAGAAAGCAAAATAGATATCAAAAGTATTCAGTCACGGGGAAATGTTACCCGTGAGATCGTCCAGGAAGGGCACAAAGGCATGTATGACGCAGTCATACTGGGCCGGCAGACCCAGTCTGTGATTGAAGAATTTTTTGAATACAGCGTCGGGGCCAAGGTCATCTGGGAAGAGATTGATTTTCCGCTCTGGTTCTGTAAATGCCCGCAGGAGATTCCGCGTAAGGATATCCTTCTTTGTGTAGACGAGGATTCCCCTTCGCAGAGGATTGCGGATCATGTCGGGTTTATGCTCGGCGATAACGCAGGTCATGACATCACCATGCTCCATGTGCGCAATTCCAAGGAAAAGGGCTCGGCAACATCGGAAGATATTTTCAGAATTACGCGCGAGCATCTAGAAGGTAACGGCGTAGCCCCGGAACGGATCAAGGAACTTGTTGTTGATGGGGATGATGTTGTTAAGGCTGTTTTACAGCATACAGCCAAAAAACCTTATGCCGTAGTAGCTGTCGGACGCGGTAAGCATGACAATACCGCGATAGAGAAGTTATTTCCCCGTTCGCTTTGTGTAAAATTCCTTCATCAACTGGAGGGCTCTGCTCTGTGGATCAGCAGATAA